The genomic window tgcgaaattgctactcaggttgtgaatttttgttcgaaattgattccctggcaatggcaccaaaaacggatgcacaggaccatggtctaaacatatcttcacaacttcgcataactaaccagcaagtgcactgggtcgtccaagtaataccttacgtgagtaagggtcgaatcccacggagattgttggtatgaagcaagctatggtcaccttgNNNNNNNNNNNNNNNNNNNNNNNNNNNNNNNNNNNNNNNNNNNNNNNNNNNNNNNNNNNNNNNNNNNNNNNNNNNNNNNNNNNNNNNNNNNNNNNNNNNNNNNNNNNNNNNNNNNNNNNNNNNNNNNNNNNNNNNNNNNNNNNNNNNNNNNNNNNNNNNNNNNNNNNNNNNNNNNNNNNNNNNNNNNNNNNNNNNNNNNNNNNNNNNNNNNNNNNNNNNNNNNNNNNNNNNNNNNNNNNNNNNNNNNNNNNNNNNNNNNNNNNNNNNNNNNNNNNNNNNNNNNNNNNNNNNNNNNNNNNNNNNNNNNNNNNNNNNNNNNNNNNNNNNNNNNNNNNNNNNNNNNNNNNNNNNNNNNNNNNNNNNNNNNNNNNNNNNNNNNNNNNNNNNNNNNNNNNNNNNNNNNNNNNNNNNNNNNNNNNNNNNNNNNNNNNNNNNNNNNNNNNNNNNNNNNNNNNNNNNNNNNNNNNNNNNNNNNNNNNNNNNNNNNNNNNNNNNNNNNNNNNNNNNNNNNNNNNNNNNNNNNNNNNNNNNNNNNNNNNNNNNNNNNNNNNNNNNNNNNNNNNNNNNctattcatctgtcggttctcgatcatgctggaataggattcaccctccttttgcgtctgtcactaacgccccgcaatcgcgtgtttggagctcgtcacagtcattcattcattgaatcctactcagaataccacagacaaggtttagaccttccagattctcttgaatgccgccatcattctagcttacaccacgaagattctggttaggagatctaagagatactcattcagtctaaggtagaacgaaagtggttgtcaggcacgcgttcatagggaatgatgatgattgtcacgttcatcacatttagattgaagtacgaatgaatatcttagaagcgaaacaagatgaattgaatagaaaacagtagtactttgcattaatctttgaggaacagcagagctccacaccttaatctatggagtgtagaaactctaccgttaaaaatacataagtgaaagtccaggcctggccgaatggccagcccctcttgatctaagaaccaggcgtccaaagatggtcaaaaagacgtcccatacaatagtaaaaggtcctatttataataaactagctactagggtttacatgagtaagtaattgatgcataaatccacttctggggtccacttggtgtgtgcttgggctgagcttgagtatttcacgtgtagaggtccttcttggagttgaacgccagcttttgtgccaatttgggcgttcaactctggttttggctccttttctggcgctggacgccagatttgggcagaaagctggcgttgaacgccagtttacatcatctattcttgaccaaagtatagactattatatatttctggaaagccctggatgtctactttccaacgcaattggaagcgcaccatttcgagttctgtagctccagaaaatccactttgagtgcaaggaggtaagaatccaacagcatcagcagtccttcttcaacctctaaatctgatttctgctcaagtccctcaatttcagccagaaaatacctgaaatcacaaaaaaaacacacaaactcatagtaaagtccagaaatgtgaatttaacataaaaactaatgaaaacatccctaaaagtaactagatcctactaaaaatatactaaaaacaatgccaaaaagcgtataaattatccgctcatcaggcgcaTACAAAGCACTTCTGACTTTTGACAGTGTTCGGCGTGCTGACGACGCTTACACGTTTAACATGAATAGCCTCTTACAGTTGTTCCATAGAGTGTGGCGATGGGAGAAGTCGGAACATAGTGAAACTCGAAGGGTGTGGCTGGAATGCTTTGGGGTCCCATTGCACGCTTGGTCAGTTAACACTTTTAGAATGATAGGAGCCCAATGGAGGTGAAGTAGTTGGATGTGCCAGAGAAACGGATGGTGAAGGAGGAATGGAGAGGTTTGAGGGAGCTACAGTTTACAGATAAATTGAAGGCGCTGACAGGTCCACTAGGAAGATGGCATAAGGCAAATTTTGGTGAGATAGATAAGAAGATTATaaagtttgaggaagagatcaAGAGGACTGATGATATGGTTAGCAATGGAGTATATGATGGAACACTGGAGGCTAGAAGAAAGGCGTCGGTTAAGTGTTGTGGGCGATGGTATGTGAGAAAAGAAgtacattggaagcagatgtcgcgGTCTCGGCACGTGAATGATATGGACAAAAATACAAGATACTTCCACAATATAGCTTCAGTAAGAAGGCGGAACAATAGGATTGATACTCTGGTTATCAACGGCAGGCTGGTTCAGAATCAGGCTAGAATAAAGGTTGCTATCAGAGAGTTTTATAAGGATTTATATCATCAGGAAGACTCTCCTATTATGGGTTTCAGAGATGGTCTGGTGGTTCAAATAGGTGAGGAGGATGCTATGGCTCTAGAAGTAATGCTGTCGGCCGAGGAGATCAGAGAGACTGTGTGGGACTGTGAGTCATCCAAGGCACCAGGATGTGACGGATACAACATGAACTTCATCAAGAAATGTTGGGATGAGATTGGTTCTGAATTCACGACTGCAGTGATGGGGTTTTTCCAGACAGCCAAGCTACCGGCGGATGCCAATATCACTTGGGTGACGTTGGCACCTAAATTCATAGGTGCGAAGGAGATTAAAGACTTGCGACCTATTAGTATGGTGTGGTGTGTGTATAAGGTTATTTCGAAGGTGCTAGTTAGGAGGATGAGATCAGTGATGCCAGCATTAGTAGGAGAGACCCAGAGTGTGTTTGTACAGGAAAGGAAAATCCATGACGGGACGCTTATTGCATGTGAAACAGTTAACTGGCTTAAACTGAGGAAAAAAGGGGGCTGCCCTAATCAAGCTTGACTTCCAAAAAGCATATGACAGGGTCAAGTGGAGCTTTGTGAACAGTGTGCTGCAGAGGATGGGATCTGGGCATAAATAGAGAGCatgggttatggagtgtgtagCTACTGCGTCTATGTCGATGCTGATAAACGGCTCGCCGTCTAAGCCTTTCAAGATGGAAAGAGGTTTGAGACAAGGTGACCCACTATCTCTGTTCTTGTTTGTACTGGTTGTGGATGTGCTGCATCGAATGATTGGAGAGGCAGTGAGGAATGGTCATATATCTCCTTTGCTGGTTGGTAGAGATAGTGTAGCGTTGTCACACCTTCAGTTTGCTGATGACACTATTCTCTTTTGCCCACCAGAAGAGGAGACTATTAAGAATTACAAGAGGCTTCTGCGATGCTTCGAGTTGATGTCAGGCCTGAGTATCAATTTTGATAAGTCCAGCCTGATTCCAATTAATTGTGAGGAGCAATGGGTCGAGCGTATGTGTAACTTGCTGGATTGTAAAGGGGATGCCCTTCTAGTTAAATACCTTGGAATCTCTCTAGGAGCTAATCTGATGTTGGTGAAGACATGGAAGCCTATAATAGAAAAGGTAGAGGAGAAACTCAGCTTGTGGAAAGCTAAGGTGCTAAACAAAGCTGGGAAGTTGGTGCTTATCAAATCAGTGTTGAACAGTCTGCCAGTATACTATTTGAGCTTGTTCAAGATGCCGAAAGCTATTGCTGAAAAATTGATTTCGCTACAGAGAAGATTCATGTGGAGTTCAGAAGAGGGTAGGACTGGTATGGCATTAGTAAGGTGGGAAGTGGTGCAGGCGCCGAAGAAATTAGGTGAGCTGGGAGTTGGGGATGCTATGGTTCGTAACACAGCActgttgtttaagtggtggtggcgatttGCAAAGGAAGAGTGCCCACTGTGGAAAAAGGTCGTATGTTCTTGCCATAATCTAAATCCCTATGAGCTACTGTCGACTCAAGAACTGCCTACTAGAGAAGGACCATAGAAGGATATTTGCCAGTTACAAATCATGAATCAACATTTAAGGGATAAGATGGTTGCAGGCCTGTCCATGGAGGTTGGTGATGGGCGTCTGACTCGATTTTGGAAAGATGTATGGTTGCTTGGTAGATCTCTGAAGGATTTTTCCTGAGgcttttctctgtttcaaaccaatgtGGATCTGTTATAGGGAAGtgcgggttttgggatgggtttgAGTAGATTTGGAACTTTCAATGGAGGCGAGAGCTCTTCTAATGGGAGTTGGAACTCCTGAGTGCATTGCATGAGGTTTTGAGACATGTGAAATTAGTTCATAGCAGAGAGGATAGAGTGGTGTGGAAATATGATAGGCGACGTGTTTTtacaactaactcatttgtgcaggtgatgCATGAGGAACTGATCCCAGAGGAGGTAACTAGCTACAGCTTCACCAGGACTGTTTGGAAGGGGCTGGTTCCGCCTAGAGTGGAGCTGTTTGTCTAGTTTGTTCTGATAGGAAGAGTGAATACAAAGGACAGGTTGAGCCGGTTTGGAATCATCAGACAGGAAAATGTTACTTGTGTTCTTTGTAATAACGAGGTGGAAGATGTACATCACTTGTTTCTCGGATGTGTATTTTCTTGGCAGGTGTGGAGTGCTTGGATTTCAGCCTTTGGCCGATGATGGTCTTATCCGGAATCGATGAAAGAGCATTTTCTTAGTCGGACAGAAGAACCGAGGAGNNNNGGAAAGGAATAGGTGGATTTTTCAGCACACAAGCAAAGGAGTTAAAGAAATTATCAACATGTCTTTGAATAGTGCTAACGAGTAGAGCGGGGAGGATCCCTttagttgttgatggctatgccggagaaGACATGGGGACGGATTTTGTGTTGTTGTATTTTGTGTTGTTGTATTTCTTGTtaagtttgtttgttttttagttTGGGTGACTCTGGTTGCTCTACTACTATGTTGTTGAGCTGTctactttcaaaaaaaaaatacacgtTTTACAAAACGGATACCAAAATGCATTTTTTTCCTAAACTATGTAAACCGCGATAAGGGACCCACAGTCTACAAATAAACGTAAACCGCTACACCCATACAGCGGTTTATGTTGATATGCAAAATGGCTAAAAACCGCAACAGGGGTTTCGCGATTTCTGTGTATATGTGTTTTTTCTCCCAATTGAACATTTTTTCAACTTGGACCTTCAACTTTAGCATAGTTTTCACCAGCATCAGTGCTTCACCCATGTCTGACATCTCATCAGGGAAAAGCCCTGACGCTCGACGACCAAAGTGtggtttttgtttttttatataaataaataagataaaatgaTTCTTTCTTTAAATATGAAATGGAATTGCACATCATTTTAGTCATGGTGCCTGCTAATTGAAGATTAAAATCAGTTTTTATATCTGCCCACTGACACCTGCGAAATGAGACGCCTACAAAATAGAACAGTGCCATTCGCAGACGAAATGACTCCCATTAGAATATTAGGATGGATAAGGAATGATCATATTGAACATtagaatatttaatttt from Arachis ipaensis cultivar K30076 chromosome B09, Araip1.1, whole genome shotgun sequence includes these protein-coding regions:
- the LOC107615734 gene encoding uncharacterized protein LOC107615734; this encodes MSMLINGSPSKPFKMERGLRQGDPLSLFLFVLVVDVLHRMIGEAVRNGHISPLLVGRDSVALSHLQFADDTILFCPPEEETIKNYKRLLRCFELMSGLSINFDKSSLIPINCEEQWVERMCNLLDCKGDALLVKYLGISLGANLMLVKTWKPIIEKVEEKLSLWKAKVLNKAGKLVLIKSVLNSLPVYYLSLFKMPKAIAEKLISLQRRFMWSSEEGRTGMALVRWEVVQAPKKLGELGVGDAMVRNTALLFKWWWRFAKEECPLWKKVVCSCHNLNPYELLSTQELPTREGP